TTACCACGAGAAGAAGTTGTCAGGCTCTTGGTCAACGATGGAGATTTCCTCGTCAGGGAAACAACCAGAAACGATGAATCTCAAACAGTTCTCTCAGTTTGCTGGGGTGGTCATAAGCATTTCATCGTTCAAACAACAGCAGAGGTAAGCTCCAACACTAACATATAGCCGATATAAACTCGGACTCTGCTGTGAAGATTTTTCATCTTTATTTTTCCAGGGTCAATTCAGATTCGAAGGACCAGCTTTCCCGAGCATTAGAGAGCTGATTTTGTACCAATTCACCAGCGGACTTCCGGTAACTGGAAGATCTGGTGCTTTATTGATGAAGCCAATTCCCAGGGAGAGGTGGGAATTGAATAACGATGATGTTATTCTTCTGGACAAAATAGGAAGGGTAAGTTAGCTTCTGGAGAGCGGTTATGAACCACTACTTCTACCTTCAATTCCTTTAGGGCAACTTTGGCGACGTCTACAGAGCCCAGCTGAAGAACAGCAACGAAATATACGCTGTAAAGACTTGTCGAGGAACCTTGCCAGAAGACCACAAGAAAAAATTCCTACAAGAAGGTCGCATCTTGAAGCAATACGACCATCCCAATATAGTAAAGCTGATTGGAATTTGTGTACAGAAACAGCCGATCATGATAGTCATGGAACTAGTTCCTGGTACGTAAGACTGAGAAACTTTggttgaaatttgaattgaaaaaatcaattcaaaatcgATGTTGAAGACTAGTATTACAAAATACGcgtaatttcaataaaattacaTGTTATCGCGTAGGCTTTGTCGTTTTGAGAGTTGACCATACCGTCGACCTTGACTTGAATCAATTGAACATCTTATGGTGTTGAATTTAACCTATTTCTTCAATTTTAAGGTGGATCGCTGTTGACATTTCTGCGAAAACAAGGGGCTAATTTGAACGATGGACACTTGATGAAGATGTGCCTTGACGTGGCAGCAGGAATGAGGTATTtagaatcgaaaaattgcatTCACAGGGATTTGGCCGCTAGGAATTGCTTAATTGGTGAGTTTTTTTTACTTTACCGTCGGTTTATACAGTGTGTAGTGTGTTAATCAAAAAAGAGGGCACCCTATCACGGCTCCCATgtaaaaatatgcaaaaataggTAAACTTTTCAGTTCGTAGGGGGCCATTTTtcacgtttttttttatttttcctactAACAGAAAGTGTCAactgtagagaatttttgaaaagGTAATCGAATTACCTTTGAAATAAGGACTCAACCCCCTTTCCATTCAAGGGTTGCTGTCTTAACTTTCACAAGGTTGATACAAATTATTTGAAAGCAATAGTCAactacgaagaatttttctgattctgCCTGGTATCTGGTTTCTTTTCAAATTGGCAAACTGTATATAGGCATGTTAGATCAAAAAGTATTGTGTCCCAAAAGAAAAACGCTCACACCATTCGTTGTGAAGCAAGAAATAATTTATTCTCACAAATTTTGAAGAGCCAAGGAGATTAAGTTGACAACATGATATTCCAGGTTACAACAACGTGGTCAAAATATCGGATTTTGGAATGTCTCGCGAAGAAGAGGAATACATAGTATCCGATGGGATGAAGCAGATTCCAATAAAGTGGACAGCACCAGAAGCTCTGAATTTCGGTGAGTGGATTAGATCACACTTAACATTAAACGGACTAAATTCTCTTCTCCTTTCAGGAAAGTATACTTCACTTTG
The window above is part of the Coccinella septempunctata chromosome 8, icCocSept1.1, whole genome shotgun sequence genome. Proteins encoded here:
- the LOC123319002 gene encoding tyrosine-protein kinase Fer isoform X3, which translates into the protein MLKQTDLIKSALNELGCEEVPSGCDLSIDNPSFTNENTAEQSQNKTTTVFKKSFGPQKIVKILRKPFRRKSAPSSPVAPPRTKGRRDSSAHSEGAEPVSSTWVTLTTNKSLVEEEWFHGVLPREEVVRLLVNDGDFLVRETTRNDESQTVLSVCWGGHKHFIVQTTAEGQFRFEGPAFPSIRELILYQFTSGLPVTGRSGALLMKPIPRERWELNNDDVILLDKIGRGNFGDVYRAQLKNSNEIYAVKTCRGTLPEDHKKKFLQEGRILKQYDHPNIVKLIGICVQKQPIMIVMELVPGGSLLTFLRKQGANLNDGHLMKMCLDVAAGMRYLESKNCIHRDLAARNCLIGYNNVVKISDFGMSREEEEYIVSDGMKQIPIKWTAPEALNFGKYTSLCDVWSYGILCWEIFSRGGTPYSGMSNSKARERIDAGYRMPASENTPEEMYRLMLRCWEYKPENRPNFEQVYTVVETLCNSYRTSFL